Genomic window (Candidatus Methylomirabilota bacterium):
TATCGCGAGGAAGGACGACCGAGCCGCATGATCGCGGTGTACCGGGCCGCCGTCGAACGGGCGCCCGACGATCTGGCGCTGGCGGTGGCCCTGGGGCGGGTGTATTTCGAGCTCGAGATGCTGGACGAGGCCGCCGACCAGTTCGAGAAAGTAGAGGTTCGGGCTCCCGACCTGCCGGTGGTGCACGCGTTTCTCGGATCGGTGTTCGAGCGTCGCGGGGAGACGCGGGAGGCCTTCCAGGAGTACCGGCGGGCGTTACGGCTGAGCCACGCCTTCGACTGGCCGCACCGCTGCGCCGCCTGTCACGCGCCGGCACCCGCCTGGCGCGAGCGCTGCCAGCTGTGCGGGCGGTGGAACGCGTTGCAGCCGCTCGGAGGGCGCTGAGTCTCACGTCGGCGGCCGCCGTGCTTCGATGAGAGCCTGGGTGTGCGCCGCGCTCGATCTCCTCTATCCCGCCGTCTGTCCCGTCTGCCAGCGTCGTCTGGGCGGCGGCCGTCGGGATCCCCTCTGCGGTAGCTGCTGGGCGCGGATCGCGCGCATCGAGGCGCCGTACTGCCTTCGCTGCGGCGCCCCCGGCATCCCGGGCCGTGACGGCGCCCCGGCCGAGAGCACCCCGGCGAGCCCGCTCTGCCCGGCCTGTCGAGCCGATCCGCCGCCATTCGATTACGCTCGGGCCGCCGCCCCCTACCAGGATCCCCTGCGGTCGGCGGTCCACGCGTTCAAGTTTCGCGGCAAGCGGGCGCTGGCCCGCCCGCTCGCCGACCTTCTCATCACGCAATGCGGTCGGGGCCTCGCCGCCGAGGCCGACGTGCTCGTCCCGGTCCCGCTGGCCCCGGCCCGGGAGCGGCAGCGCGGGTTCAACCAGGCCGCGCTCCTGGCCGAGCGCGTGGGGCAGGCGCTGGCCCGACCGGTGAAGCCCGGCTGGCTGGGCCGCGCGCGGCCGACCCAGCCACAGAGCGAGCTCGCCGCCGAGGAGCGCCGGCGCAACGTCCGCGGCGCCTTCCGGGCCGCGCCCGCCGTGGCCGGGCGCCACGTGCTGGTGATCGACGACGTGCTGACCACCGGAGCCACCGCCGCCGAGTGCGCCCGCGCGCTGCGGGCGGCCGGCGTACGGACGGTGGGTGTCCTCACCGTTGCTCGGGTGGTCTGACGGGCCGTATAATCGATCAGTCGTGTGAGCCGCAACGCCGTGGATCCCCACAAGGAGTCTTCCATGAGCATTCGAGTCGGCGTCAACGGATTTGGACGGATCGGGCGAGTCTTCTTCCGGACGACCCTCAACGACAAGGATATCGAGGTGGTCGGGGTCAACGACCTGGCGGACGCCAAGACCCTGGCCCACCTTCTCAAGCACGATTCCGTGCACGGCACCCTCGCGGCCGAGGTCAAGGCCAAGGACGGCGCGATCTTCGTGGACGGGCGCGAGATCCGCGTCACCGCCGTCAAAGACCCGGCCAGCCTCCCCTGGAAAGACCTCGGCGTGGACGTCGTCATCGAGTCCACCGGCGTCTTCCGCGACACCGCGACCGCCTCCAAGCACCTGCAGGCGGGCGCGCGCAAGGTCATCATCACGGCGCCGGCCAAGGACCCTGACGTGACGATCGTGCTCGGCGTCAACGAGCAGGCCTACGATGCGCACCGCCATCGCATCATCTCGAATGCCTCCTGCACCACCAACTGCCTGGCCACCACCGTCAAGGTGATCGACGACGCCTTCGGCGTGAAACGCGGGTTCGCCACCACCGTGCACGCCTACACCAACGACCAGCCCGTCCACGATTTCCCCCACAAGGATCTGCGGCGGGCCCGGGCTGCCGCCCTCAGCATGATTCCCACCACCACCGGCGCCGCCACCGCGGTGGGGCTGGTGCTGCCCAAGCTCAAGGGCAAGCTCGACGGCATCGCCATCCGGGTGCCCACCGCCAACGTCTCGGTGATCGACCTCGTGGCCGAGGTGGACCGGCCGGCCAGCGTGCAAGCCGTCAACGACGCGTTTCGGGAGGCGGCGGCGGGCAAGCTGCGGGGCATCCTGGACGCCAGCGAGGAAGAGCTCGTCTCGGTGGACTTCAACGGCAATGCCCACTCGTCCATCGTCGACCTGTCGTCGACGGCGATGATCGAAGGCAATCTCCTGAAGGTCCTCGCCTGGTACGACAACGAGTGGGGCTACTCGTCGCGCCTGCGGGACCTGGCCCGGTTCATCGGCAAGACCCTCTAGGCGCGGGGCTGGTGGCCAAGCTCACCATCGAGCAGCTCGACCTGGCCGGTCGGCGCGTCTTCTTGCGGGCCGACCTCAACGCGCCCGTCGAGGCGGGCGCGATCACGGATGACACGCGGCTGCGCGCGGTGGTGCCCACCATCCAGTACGCCACGAGCCGCGGGGCCGCCGTCGTGCTCGCTTCGCACCTGGGCCGCCCGCGAGGCCGGCCCACGCCGGAGGCCTCGCTACGCCCCGTGGCCGAGCGACTGGAGTCGCTGTTGGGGCAGCCGGTGCCGCTAGCGCCGGACTGCGTGGGCCCCGAGGTGGCGGAGCAGGCCCAGCGTCTCAAGCCCGGCGAGGTGCTCCTCCTCGAGAATCTGCGCTTTCACAAGGAGGAGGAGATCAACGACGAGGGCTTCGCCCGGGCCCTGGCCGTCCTGGCCGACTGCTACGTGAACGACGCCTTTGCCGCGGCCCATCGCGCCCACGCCTCCATCGTGGCCATCACGAAGTTCCTGCAGCCGGCCGCCGCCGGTCTCCTGATGCAGAAGGAGCTGAACGCGCTCACTCGTATCCTGGAGCGTCCCGAACGGCCGCTGGCGGCGATCCTGGGGGGCGCCAAGGTATCCGACAAGCTGGCGCTGGTGGAAAACTTGCTGCTCCGCGTGGACGCGCTCCTGATCGGCGGCGGGATGGCCTTCACGTTCTTGAGGTCGCTCGGTCACGACGTGGGCCGCTCGCTGCTGGAGCCCGGGCAGATCGACACCGCCCGGCGCATCCTGGAGGGCGCCCGCCGGCGGGGGGTGTCGGTCGTGCTGCCCGTCGACGTCGTGGTGGCCTCGGAGCCGGACAGTCCCTCCGGCTCGGTGGTCGGCATCCGGGAGATTCCAGCAGACCGCATGGGTCTCGACATCGGCCCTCTCACCGTCGAGCGCTTTGCAACCACGCTGAAGTCGGCTCGGACGATCGTGTGGAACGGCCCGCTGGGGGTCTTCGAGAAGCCGGCCTTCGCTGCGGGCACGCTGGGCGTGGCGCGAGCCGTGGCCGACGCTCCGGCGTTCTCGGTCGTCGGTGGGGGTGACACCCTGGCCGCCGTGAACGCCGCCGGCGTCGCCGATCGCATCGGGTACATCTCGACGGCGGGAGGGGCGTTTCTCGAGTTCCTGGAAGGGCGGTCGCTGCCGGGCGTGCAAGCTCTCACGGAGGTCTCGTGATGCGGACCCCGCTCGTGATGGGAAACTGGAAGATGCATGGCACCCTGGCCGAGGCGCGGGCCCTGGCCGGCGCCCTCCGCGAGGCGCTGAAGCGGCCGCGCGGCGTGGAGGTCGTCGTCTGCCCCCCGTTCACGGCACTGGCCGCAGTGGCTGAGGTTCTGGCCGGCGGCCCCATCCGCATGGGCGGCCAGAACTGCCACTGGGAGGCCGCCGGCGCCCACACCGGGGAGATCTCGCCCGCCATGCTGGCCGACGTCGGCTGCCGCTACGTCATCATCGGCCACTCCGAGCGACGGCGCGAGATGGGGGAGGCCGACGAGCAGATCAACCGCAAGGTCCAGGCGGCCCTGGCCCACAATCTGACGCCGACGCTGTGTATCGGCGAGACCGCCGATGAGCGACGGCAGGGACTGACCTTCACCACCGTCGAGGGCCAGCTGCGAGCGGGGCTGGCCGGGCTCAGCCCGGAGGCGATCGCCAACGTCGTGCTCGCCTACGAGCCGGTCTGGGCCATCGGCACCGGGGCCAACGCCACGCCGGCGCAAGCCACCGAGGTTCACGGCTATCTGCGCGGTCTACTGTCCGAGCTCACGTCGAAGGAGACGGCGCAACGCATCCGCATCATCTACGGAGGCAGCGTGAAGGCCGACAACATCGACTCGCTGGCCGCGGAGCCCGAGATCGACGGGGCTCTGGTCGGGGGCGCCAGCCTCAACGCGGCGGGGTTCGTCGCCATCGCCAGGAAGGCGGCGCGCGCCGGCGCCGCCACGAAAGGGGAGTAATGTACACAGCCCTGGTCGTCATTCACATCATCGCGTGCTTCGGCATCGTGGGAATCGTGCTGCTGCAGGCCGGCAAAGGGGCCGACATCGGCTCGGCCTTCGGCGGCGCCGGCACGCAGGCCGTCTTCGGGTCCATGGGCACTCCCACCATCCTGGGCAAGATCACCGCCGCCGTCGCCGTCGTCTTCGTGATTACCTCGTTCACGCTGGCCATGCTGGGGGGCGGGCGGAGCGGCTCCGTCGTGCGGGAGCCCGCCCCTCCGCCCGCGACCACGGCCCCCCCGACTCCGGGCTCCACCCCGTCGAGCCCGGCCGCGCCGGCGCCGGCCAAGTAGCATGAAGCGAGCGGCGGCCCGGCGCCTTGTCGCTCTCCTGTTGCTGGGGACAGGCGCGCTGGCCGGCTGCAGCAGCGAGGTGGGCGGGGCCGCCGAGGAGGCGCCCGCCGCCGGCAAGCCGGAGTACGGCGACACCCTGGTCGAGGCGATCACCGGCAACGTCTCGGGCCTCATCCCCAACATCACGTCCGACAGCGCCTCCCACCAGATCGGCGATCTGATCTACAGCGGCCTGGTCAAGCGCGATCGTGAACTGAATCTCGTCGGCGAGCTCGCCGAGTCGTGGACCTTCAGCCCGGATTGCCGTGACCTCACGTTCTCGCTGCGCAAGGACGTCCGCTGGCACGACGGCGAGCCCTTCACCGCCGAGGACGTCATCTTCACGTACCAGACGGCCATCCACCCCAAGACGCCCACCGCCTACCGGGAGGACTTCCGGGCGGTGGCGAGCGCAGAGGCCGTCGACCGGTATACCGTCCGGATCAGGTACCACCAGCCCTACGCCAAGGCGCTGCAGAGCTGGGGCGCCTGGATGCTGCCGCGTCACCTCCTGGAGCGTTTCGTGCTGGAGGGGCGCCTGCGCGACGCGCCCCAGAACTGGACGGCGCCGGTCGGCACCGGTCCCTATCGCTTCAAGGAAATGCGCTCGGGTGAGAAGATCGTCCTCGTCGCCAATCCCGACTTCTACGAGGGTCGGCCCTACCTGTCGCGCATCGTGTATCGGGTCATTCCCAGCCAGGCCACGATCTTCCTGGAGCTCAAGGCCAAGGGCGTGGACACTGCCGGCCTCACGGCGCTGCAGTATCGCCGGCAGACGGAATATCCGGCATTTCGGAAGGCGTATATGAAGTTCCGCTACCCCAGCAACGCCTACACCTACCTGGGCTTCAACCTGAAGGACCCGCGCTTCGCCGACCGGCGCGTGCGCCACGCCTTCGCCCACGCGATCAACAAGCAGGAGCTGATCGACGGGGTCCGCATGGGCTTGGGCCGGGACGCCACCGGCCCCTACAAGCCGGGGACGTGGGTCTACAACCCCGACGTCGCCCGCTACCCCTATGATCTGACGCGGGCTCGCCGGCTGCTCGCCGAGGCCGGGTGGAACACGCGGAACAGCGAAGGATTGCTGGTCAAGGATGGCGAGCCCTTCACCTTCACCCTGCTCACCAACCAGGGCAACGACGAGCGGAAGAAGATCGCCGAGATCGTTCAGGCGTCGCTCAAAGAGCTCGGGGTCGGCGTGGAGATCCGCGTGCTGGAGTGGGCCTCCTTCCTCAAGGAGTATGTCAAGAAACGTCGCTTCGACGCCATCATCCTCGGGTGGGGCATCGGCCTCGACCCCGACCAGTACGAGATCTGGCACTCGTCCAAGACCGGGGTCGACGAGCTCAACGTGATCTCCTTCAAGAATCCCGAGGTCGACATGTTGCTCGAGAAGGGGCGGCGGTCCTGCCAACAAGCCGAGCGCAAACAGTACTATCAGCGCATCCAGGAAATCCTGGCCGAGGAGCAACCCATCATCTTCCTGTACTTCCCCGATGCGCTGCCCGCCATGAGCCAGCGTGTCCACGGGATCGTGGAGTCCCCGAACGGCATCCGGTTCAACTTCACGGAGTGGTACGTGCCCCGGTCCCTGCAGCGTTACACCTCCGAGTAAAATAGCGCTCCGTGTTCTGGTACGCGGTGCGTCGCTTCGTGCTGGCTGTGCCCTTGCTCGTGGGCATCACGTTCATCTCGTTCATGGTCATCCATCTGGCCCCGGGAGATCCCCTGGAGATGCAGATGGGCGAGCTCAACCCCGAATCCACGGCGCAGGCCAAGCAGATGTTGCGGGAGCTGTACGGACTGGACAAGCCCTTGCCCGTCCAGTACTGGCACTGGCTGGGCCGCCTCGCCCGGCTGGACTTCGGACGCTCCTTCATGCCCGACGGGCGACCGGTTCTCGACAAGATCAGTGAACGCTTGCCGGTGACACTTCTCCTCAACCTCATCGAGATGCTGATCATCCTGGTCCTGGCCGTCCCCATCGGCATCCTCAGCGCCACCCGTCAGTATTCGCTCTTCGACAAGATCACCACGGTCTTCGTCTTCGTCGGCTTCGCCACGCCCGACTTCTGGCTGGCGCTGCTCCTCATGATCCTCTTCGGCGTCCAGCTGGGCTGGCTGCCGATCTCGGGACTCCGCTCGCTGAACTGGGAATATCTGGGCTTCTGGTCGCAGCAATGGGACTTCCTGAGCCATCTGATCCTGCCCATCGTGGTGGCGACCTTCGGCGGGCTGGCCGGCTTCTCCCGCTACATGCGGCAGAGCATGCTGGAGGTCGTCCGGCAAGACTACATCCAGTCGGCCCGGGCCAAGGGCCTGTCCGAGCGGGTCGTCATCGGCAAACACGCGCTGCGCAACGCCATGCTTCCCATCGTCACCATCCTGGGCCTCTCGTTGCCGGGGCTCATCGGGGGCAGCGTCATCGTCGAGTCGGTCTTCGCCATCCCGGGGATGGGGCAGCTCATGGTGCAGTCGGTGTTCCAGCGCGATTACCCCGTGATCATGGCCAACCTCGTCATCGTCTCGGTGCTGACGCTCCTGGCCAACCTGGTCGCCGATCTGTCGTACGGTCTGGTCGATCCACGCATCCGGTTGGCCGGACGGCGTGGCCGGCGATGAAGGCCTTCGGGCGCGCCTTCGCCAAGAACCGGCTTGCCGTCGCCGGCGGCGTGGTCGTGCTAGGTCTGGCCGTGCTGGCGATCCTGGCCCCGGCCATCTCACCCCGCGATCCCAATCGACCTGACATCAAGAAGATCCTCGTCGCGCCTTCGGCGGCGCACGCGCTGGGGACGGACCAGCTCGGGCGGGACGTGTTCTCGCGCATGCTCTACGGCGCGCGGGTGTCGCTGGCGGTCGGTTTCGTCTCGGTCGGCATCGCGACCGCGATCGGCATCGCGCTCGGCTCGGCCGCCGGATACCACGGCGGTCTCGTCGATGCCCTGATCATGCGGCTCGTGGACCTCATGCTCGTCTTTCCCCGCTTCTTCCTGCTCCTGGCCGTGCTCGCCTTCCTGAAGCCCTCGATCTGGACCATCATGGTGGTCATCGGGCTCACCGGGTGGATGGGCGTGACCAGGCTCGTCCGGGCCGAGTTCCTGAGCCTCAAGGAGCGCGAGTTCGTGCTCTGGTCGCAGTCGGTGGGCGCCACCGGCTTCCGTGTCATCTGGCGTCACATCCTGCCCAACGCCATGGCTCCCGTCCTGGTGGCCATGACGCTGGGCATTCCGGCGGCCATTCTCACCGAGTCCGGGCTGTCGTTCCTGGGGCTGGGTGTCCAGCCGCCGTTCGCCAGCTGGGGGAATATCCTCAACGAGGGCAAGGACACCATCGAGATCGCCTGGTGGCTATCGGTGTACCCCGGGCTGGCCATCCTCGTGACGGTGCTCTCCTATAACCTGCTGGGCGAGGGGATTCGCGACGCCCTCGATCCCCGGCTCCGCCAAACGGTGGGTCGGTTTGTCACCCGGGGACGGTGACGGTATACTCGAGACCCGATTCGACGCGGGCCGAAGTGGCGGAACTGGCAGACGCGCACGTTTGAGGGGCGTGTGGGGCAACCCGTGGGGGTTCGAGTCCCCCCTTCGGCACCAGGCACCGTCACGTCGCCCCGCTATACCGGATGACGCAGATCCCGAAGGTCACGACGCCCGCACCCATGCTCGCCGCCCGGGAGATCGACGCTCTGGTGGAGGGCGTCCACGAGGACGTATTCGGCGTGCTGGGCCCGCACGCGGTGCAGACGGGCACCGGCGTCGCCGTGGCCGTGCGGGCCCTCCTGCCGCAGGCTGACAGCGTCCGGGTCATCCCCGCCGCCGCGGGCCGCGAGCCGCGCCCCATGCAGCGGCTCCACCCCGCCGGCTTCTTCGAAGCGGTCTTTCCCGACGAATCTCGGATCTTCGCCTATCGCCTGGAAGTGAGGGACGGCCCGGGCGCGGTCGCGGTGGTGGAGGATCCGTATCGATTCCCGTCGACCCTCGGCGAGTTCGATCGCCATCTCCTGGCCGAGGGCACGCACTACGCGGCCAGCGACAAGCTGGGCGCCCACCCGATGGTGCTGGACGGCGTGTCCGGCACGGTGTTCGCCGTGTGGGCGCCCAACGCGCGCCGCGTGAGCGTGGTCGGGGACTTCAACGGATGGGACGGGCGGCGCCATCCCATGCGACGGCATCCCGCGAACGGCATCTGGGAGATCTTCGCTCCGGGCGTGGATGAGGGCGCGCGGTACAAGTTCGAGATCCGGTCGCGCTCGGGCGAGCCCCTGGCGCTCAAGGCGGATCCGTACGCGTTCGCTTTCGAGGCCGAGACCCCCCGAACGGCCGCCGTCGTGAGCCGGCTCGCCGGCCATCGCTGGACCGACCAGGACTGGCTGGCCGAGCGCGGCCGGCGGGCGCCGCAGGAGGGGCCGCTGACGATCTACGAGGTGCACCTCGGGTCGTGGCGGCGGGTGCCCGAAGAGGGCGACCGCTTCCTCAGCTACGCCGAGCTGGCCGAGCAACTGGGCGCCTACGTGCGGGAGATGGGGTACACCCACGTCGAGCTCCTCCCGGTGATGGAGCACCCCTTCTATGGCTCCTGGGGCTACCAGGTGATCGGCTACTTCGCGCCGACGCGGCGGTATGGCACGCCGCCGGACTTCATGGCCTTCGTCGATCGCCTGCACCGGCAGGGCATCGGCGTGATCCTGGACTGGGTTCCCGCGCACTTCCCCAAGGACCCCCATGGACTCGGGTACTTCGACGGCACCCATCTGTACGAGCACGCCGATCCCCGGCGCGGCGAGCACGCCGACTGGGGAACGCTCATCTTCAACTACGGGCGCAACGAGGTGGCGAACTTCCTGCTGGAGAATGCCCTCTTCTGGCTGGATCGCTACCACGTCGACGGCCTCCGCGTGGACGCCGTCGCCTCCATGCTCTACCTGGACTACTCACGCCAGCCCGGCGAGTGGCTGCCCAACGAGTTCGGCGGTCGCGAAAACCTCGCCGCCCTCGCCCTCCTGCGCCGTCTCAACGAGCTGGCGCACCGGGATCGCCCCGGCATCGTCGTGGCCGCCGAGGAATCCACTTCCTGGCCGATGGTGTCGCGGCCGACGTACCTGGGCGGGCTCGGCTTCGGCTTCAAGTGGAACATGGGCTGGATGCACGACGTCCTGGACTACATGCGGCTCGACCCCGTGCGCCGCAAGTATCACCACAACCTCCTGACGTTCGGCCTGCTGTATGCCTGGAGCGAGAACTTCATCCTGCCCCTCTCGCACGACGAGGTCGTCCACGGCAAGGGCTCGCTGCTCGGCAAGATGCCCGGCGACGAATGGCAGCGCTTCGCGAATCTCCGGGCCCTCTACGGCTTCATGTACGGCCATCCCGGCAAGAAGCTCATGTTCATGGGCGGAGAGTTCGGCCAGAGCCGGGAATGGCATCACGATCGCAGCCTCGACTGGCACCTCACGGCAGCCGGGCCGTTCCACCGCGGTCTTCAGCGGCTCGTCCGCGACCTCAATCAGCTCTATCGGCGCGAGCCCGCCCTGCACGAGCTGGACGCCGATCCGGCGGGCTTCGAATGGATCGACTGCTCCGATAGCGAGCAGAGCGTGATCACCTTTCTCCGGCGCGCGCGCCGGCCTTCCGATCTCGTCGTCGTGGCCTGCAACTTCACGCCGGTGCCCCGAGTCGGCTATCGCATCGGTGTGCCGCGCGGGGGCTTGTACCGGGAGCAGCTGAACAGCGACGCCGCGCTGTACGGCGGCAACAATGTCGGCAACGCCGGCAGCGTCTGGGCCGAGCCCACTCCGTGGCAAGGGCAGGCGCACTCGCTCGTGCTGACCCTGCCGCCGCTGGCCGCGCTCTTTCTCAAGCCCGCCGACGGCTGACCCGGGGCTTTCTCCCGATCCGCGTCCGACGCTTGTGGGCAGCCCGCCGGCCCTTCGCCGGGGGCGACCTCCGGACGGGCACGCCGAGCGCTTCGTCCAGTGACGGTGGCTGCAGCGGCCTGGGGCCGAGGGGCGGTTCGGTACGCTTTCTGGCCATGATGCCTCCCGTCGATGACCGCAGCCGGTCGTCAACGCGTCCGGCTGTTACTATACTGATCGCCCGTCGGGCTCACCCTCGAGCCGCGGGGGTGCGGTGGTCCTGCCACATGCGCTGATGCATCGTTCGGGCCGGGAGGGTCGATGGGCGGCGTGATCACGCTCTTTCGGATTGCCGGCATCCCCGTGCGGGTGCATGCCAGCTGGCTGGTCATCTTCGGATTGATCGCCTGGAGCCTCTCCGTCGGGTACTTCCCCCAGCAATTGCCAGGCTTGCCCCTCGTCACGCATTGGGCGAACGGCCTGCTGGCGGCGCTGCTCCTCTTCGTGTCCGTGTTTCTCCACGAGCTCTCGCATGCTCTGGTGGCCCGCTCCTACGGGATCCCGGTGGCCTCCATCACCCTGCACGTCTTCGGCGGGGTCTCCCAGCTGGAGCGCGAGCCCGATCGGCCGGGGGTGGAGTTCCTCGTCGCCGTCGTGGGGCCCCTCACCAGCTTTGCCCTGGCCGGGCTGATCGCGGTCGCCCAGGCCGTGCTGACCCCACCGCCCGCGGCGGCCGCGATCATGCGCTATCTCACCCTCGTCAATGCGGTCGTCGGCGTGTTCAACCTGGTGCCCGGGTTTCCCCTGGACGGCGGGCGCATGTTACGGGCGGGCCTGTGGAGGGCGCGGGGCGACCTGGGCTGGGCGACGCGGGTGGCCAGTGGCGCCGGCTCGGCCTTCGCCTTCTTGCTGATGGCGGTCGGCGCGTGGCAGACGCTGGGTGGGGAGTTCCTGGGGGGCCTCTGGTTCATCCTGATCGGCCTCTTCTTGCGGCAGGCGGCGGTCGGCAGCTATCAGCAGCTGGTGGTGCGGCGGATGCTGGAGCCGCTGGCGGTCCGCGACGTGATGACGCGCGACGTGATTCATGTCGCGCCGGGGCTGCCCCTGGCGCGGGTGGTCGACGAGTTCTTCTGGCCGCATCACGTGGCGAGCTTTCCCGTCGTCGACGACGGTCGGGTCGTGGGCATTGTCAGCGTCCACGATCTCGCTCGGATCGGCCGCGAGCGGTGGTCGGAGACGAAGGTTGCCGACATCATGCAGCCGCTGGCGCCGTCGCTGCGGGCGTCGCCCGACGAGTCGCTCTGGGACGCTTTCCAGAAGCTCTCGCAAAATGGGATCGGGCGGCTCGCCGTCCTGGACGGTGAACGCCTGGTCGGGTATCTCAGCACGAAGGACGCCATGCACGTCCTGGCCGTAGGCAGCCTGAAGCCCTAGCGGGCACTCACGGGCGGGACTAGAACGTCCCGCCGCCTCCGATACCAGGAGGGCGCGTCCACCCGCAAGCCCCGGAACCGGCGAATCCACTGCTGGCTCACTCCGAGCGCGACCGCCCACGGCAACCAGCGGTGCAGCGTGTCGGCCGGCAGCCGCTCGAGCCGATCCTTCTCGGCGCGCTCGAGGAATTCCCGGAAGCCGCGAACGTGAACCAGCAGCCGCGCGCCGCGCCAGGTCCGCCGCGGCATGGCCTGGCCGATGCCGAACACGATCAGCCCGCTGGCCACCACGCCGACGCCCACCGGCCAGCCCGCACCGTCGAAGCCCCCCCGCCCCGCGAACAACGCGCCCCCCGCCAGGATCAGAACCACGCCGAGGGCGGCGCCGCGGGCGCGAATGACCTGATCCAGCGTCGTCCGCTCGTGGGCGGCGTAGCCTTTCACCGTCTCCACGAGGTTGGGCACGAGGTCGGTGCGCCGCTTGAGCTGCACGTCGATGTCGGACCACGCGGCCTGCGAGCGCTGGCGCAGCCCGAGCCGGTTGTACGTCACCACGGCGAAACCCACCACCAGCGCGAGGATGGCGAGGAAGATCCAGCCACCGAGCGTCACCGACGATCCTCCCGTGGCTATCTTAGCGTGCACCACCATGGCATAATGAAATGGTTTTCGAGCGCCGGAGATCCAGTGTCCACGCGAATGTCGCTGCCTGTCATCGATCCGCCCGTCGCCCCCGACGGCCGCAAGCCGGCGTGGCTCAAAGTGCGTGCACCCGGTGGCCCGAACTACATCAGGCTCCAGGGCCTCGTGCGGACGTGGAACCTCCATACCGTGTGCGAGGAAGCGCACTGTCCCAATATCGGAGAGTGCTGGCA
Coding sequences:
- a CDS encoding LemA family protein encodes the protein MVVHAKIATGGSSVTLGGWIFLAILALVVGFAVVTYNRLGLRQRSQAAWSDIDVQLKRRTDLVPNLVETVKGYAAHERTTLDQVIRARGAALGVVLILAGGALFAGRGGFDGAGWPVGVGVVASGLIVFGIGQAMPRRTWRGARLLVHVRGFREFLERAEKDRLERLPADTLHRWLPWAVALGVSQQWIRRFRGLRVDAPSWYRRRRDVLVPPVSAR
- the glgB gene encoding 1,4-alpha-glucan branching protein GlgB, with translation MTQIPKVTTPAPMLAAREIDALVEGVHEDVFGVLGPHAVQTGTGVAVAVRALLPQADSVRVIPAAAGREPRPMQRLHPAGFFEAVFPDESRIFAYRLEVRDGPGAVAVVEDPYRFPSTLGEFDRHLLAEGTHYAASDKLGAHPMVLDGVSGTVFAVWAPNARRVSVVGDFNGWDGRRHPMRRHPANGIWEIFAPGVDEGARYKFEIRSRSGEPLALKADPYAFAFEAETPRTAAVVSRLAGHRWTDQDWLAERGRRAPQEGPLTIYEVHLGSWRRVPEEGDRFLSYAELAEQLGAYVREMGYTHVELLPVMEHPFYGSWGYQVIGYFAPTRRYGTPPDFMAFVDRLHRQGIGVILDWVPAHFPKDPHGLGYFDGTHLYEHADPRRGEHADWGTLIFNYGRNEVANFLLENALFWLDRYHVDGLRVDAVASMLYLDYSRQPGEWLPNEFGGRENLAALALLRRLNELAHRDRPGIVVAAEESTSWPMVSRPTYLGGLGFGFKWNMGWMHDVLDYMRLDPVRRKYHHNLLTFGLLYAWSENFILPLSHDEVVHGKGSLLGKMPGDEWQRFANLRALYGFMYGHPGKKLMFMGGEFGQSREWHHDRSLDWHLTAAGPFHRGLQRLVRDLNQLYRREPALHELDADPAGFEWIDCSDSEQSVITFLRRARRPSDLVVVACNFTPVPRVGYRIGVPRGGLYREQLNSDAALYGGNNVGNAGSVWAEPTPWQGQAHSLVLTLPPLAALFLKPADG
- a CDS encoding site-2 protease family protein — encoded protein: MGGVITLFRIAGIPVRVHASWLVIFGLIAWSLSVGYFPQQLPGLPLVTHWANGLLAALLLFVSVFLHELSHALVARSYGIPVASITLHVFGGVSQLEREPDRPGVEFLVAVVGPLTSFALAGLIAVAQAVLTPPPAAAAIMRYLTLVNAVVGVFNLVPGFPLDGGRMLRAGLWRARGDLGWATRVASGAGSAFAFLLMAVGAWQTLGGEFLGGLWFILIGLFLRQAAVGSYQQLVVRRMLEPLAVRDVMTRDVIHVAPGLPLARVVDEFFWPHHVASFPVVDDGRVVGIVSVHDLARIGRERWSETKVADIMQPLAPSLRASPDESLWDAFQKLSQNGIGRLAVLDGERLVGYLSTKDAMHVLAVGSLKP